The Acanthochromis polyacanthus isolate Apoly-LR-REF ecotype Palm Island chromosome 2, KAUST_Apoly_ChrSc, whole genome shotgun sequence genome contains a region encoding:
- the isl2b gene encoding insulin gene enhancer protein isl-2b isoform X4, translating to MVDIIFSSSFLGDMGDHSKKKPGFAMCVGCGSQIHDQYILRVSPDLEWHAACLKCAECSQYLDETCTCFVRDGKTYCKRDYVRLFGIKCAKCNLGFSSSDLVMRARDNVYHIECFRCSVCSRQLLPGDEFSLREEELLCRADHSLLLERSSAGSPMSPGHIHSNRPLHLADPVTVRQAPHRNHVHKQSEKTTRVRTVLNEKQLHTLRTCYNANPRPDALMKEQLVEMTGLSPRVIRVWFQNKRCKDKKKSILMKQLQQQHHSDKTNLQGLTGTPLVAGSPIRHESTVQGNPVEVQTYQPPWKALSEFALQSDLDQPAFQQLVSFSESGSLGNSSGSDVTSLSSQLPDTPNSMVPSPVET from the exons ATGGTGGATATTATTTTCAGCTCTTCTTTCTTGGGTGATATGGGGGATCATTCCAAAA AGAAGCCAGGATTCGCGATGTGTGTAGGATGTGGAAGTCAGATCCATGACCAGTACATACTGAGAGTCTCTCCCGACCTGGAGTGGCATGCAGCCTGCCTCAAGTGCGCGGAGTGCAGCCAGTACCTGGATGAGACGTGCACTTGCTTCGTCCGGGACGGCAAAACCTATTGCAAAAGAGATTATGTAAG GCTGTTTGGAATAAAATGCGCAAAATGCAACCTGGGATTCAGCAGCAGCGATTTAGTGATGCGAGCTCGGGATAACGTGTACCACATCGAGTGTTTTCGGTGCTCGGTGTGCAGCAGGCAACTGCTGCCGGGAGACGAGTTCTCCCTGCGGGAAGAGGAGCTGCTGTGCCGGGCGGACCACAGCCTGCTGCTGGAGAGGAGCTCCGCGGGGAGCCCCATGAGCCCCGGACACATCCACTCCAACAGACCGCTGCACCTGGCAG ACCCGGTAACGGTGCGGCAGGCCCCGCATCGGAACCACGTCCACAAGCAGTCGGAGAAGACGACGCGGGTCCGGACGGTGCTGAACGAGAAGCAGCTCCACACGTTGCGGACCTGCTACAACGCCAACCCGAGGCCGGACGCGCTGATGAAGGAGCAGCTGGTGGAGATGACCGGCCTGAGCCCCAGAGTGATCCGCGTCTGGTTCCAGAACAAGCGctgcaaagacaaaaagaaatccATCCTCATgaagcagctccagcagcagcaccacagTGATAAGACT AACCTCCAGGGCCTCACGGGGACGCCTCTAGTGGCGGGGAGTCCTATCCGACATGAGAGCACCGTGCAGGGGAACCCGGTGGAGGTTCAGACCTACCAGCCTCCGTGGAAAGCCCTGAGTGAGTTCGCCCTGCAGAGCGACCTGGACCAGCCGGCCTTCCAACAactg GTGTCTTTCTCTGAATCGGGCTCTCTCGGGAACTCCTCGGGCAGCGACGTGACTTCTTTGTCCTCTCAGTTACCGGACACCCCGAACAGTATGGTACCGAGCCCGGTGGAGACGTGA
- the isl2b gene encoding insulin gene enhancer protein isl-2b isoform X3, whose product MVDIIFSSSFLGDMGDHSKKKPGFAMCVGCGSQIHDQYILRVSPDLEWHAACLKCAECSQYLDETCTCFVRDGKTYCKRDYVRLFGIKCAKCNLGFSSSDLVMRARDNVYHIECFRCSVCSRQLLPGDEFSLREEELLCRADHSLLLERSSAGSPMSPGHIHSNRPLHLAADPVTVRQAPHRNHVHKQSEKTTRVRTVLNEKQLHTLRTCYNANPRPDALMKEQLVEMTGLSPRVIRVWFQNKRCKDKKKSILMKQLQQQHHSDKTNLQGLTGTPLVAGSPIRHESTVQGNPVEVQTYQPPWKALSEFALQSDLDQPAFQQLVSFSESGSLGNSSGSDVTSLSSQLPDTPNSMVPSPVET is encoded by the exons ATGGTGGATATTATTTTCAGCTCTTCTTTCTTGGGTGATATGGGGGATCATTCCAAAA AGAAGCCAGGATTCGCGATGTGTGTAGGATGTGGAAGTCAGATCCATGACCAGTACATACTGAGAGTCTCTCCCGACCTGGAGTGGCATGCAGCCTGCCTCAAGTGCGCGGAGTGCAGCCAGTACCTGGATGAGACGTGCACTTGCTTCGTCCGGGACGGCAAAACCTATTGCAAAAGAGATTATGTAAG GCTGTTTGGAATAAAATGCGCAAAATGCAACCTGGGATTCAGCAGCAGCGATTTAGTGATGCGAGCTCGGGATAACGTGTACCACATCGAGTGTTTTCGGTGCTCGGTGTGCAGCAGGCAACTGCTGCCGGGAGACGAGTTCTCCCTGCGGGAAGAGGAGCTGCTGTGCCGGGCGGACCACAGCCTGCTGCTGGAGAGGAGCTCCGCGGGGAGCCCCATGAGCCCCGGACACATCCACTCCAACAGACCGCTGCACCTGGCAG cAGACCCGGTAACGGTGCGGCAGGCCCCGCATCGGAACCACGTCCACAAGCAGTCGGAGAAGACGACGCGGGTCCGGACGGTGCTGAACGAGAAGCAGCTCCACACGTTGCGGACCTGCTACAACGCCAACCCGAGGCCGGACGCGCTGATGAAGGAGCAGCTGGTGGAGATGACCGGCCTGAGCCCCAGAGTGATCCGCGTCTGGTTCCAGAACAAGCGctgcaaagacaaaaagaaatccATCCTCATgaagcagctccagcagcagcaccacagTGATAAGACT AACCTCCAGGGCCTCACGGGGACGCCTCTAGTGGCGGGGAGTCCTATCCGACATGAGAGCACCGTGCAGGGGAACCCGGTGGAGGTTCAGACCTACCAGCCTCCGTGGAAAGCCCTGAGTGAGTTCGCCCTGCAGAGCGACCTGGACCAGCCGGCCTTCCAACAactg GTGTCTTTCTCTGAATCGGGCTCTCTCGGGAACTCCTCGGGCAGCGACGTGACTTCTTTGTCCTCTCAGTTACCGGACACCCCGAACAGTATGGTACCGAGCCCGGTGGAGACGTGA
- the isl2b gene encoding insulin gene enhancer protein isl-2b isoform X2, translating into MVDIIFSSSFLGDMGDHSKKKPGFAMCVGCGSQIHDQYILRVSPDLEWHAACLKCAECSQYLDETCTCFVRDGKTYCKRDYVRLFGIKCAKCNLGFSSSDLVMRARDNVYHIECFRCSVCSRQLLPGDEFSLREEELLCRADHSLLLERSSAGSPMSPGHIHSNRPLHLADPVTVRQAPHRNHVHKQSEKTTRVRTVLNEKQLHTLRTCYNANPRPDALMKEQLVEMTGLSPRVIRVWFQNKRCKDKKKSILMKQLQQQHHSDKTVSIFNLQGLTGTPLVAGSPIRHESTVQGNPVEVQTYQPPWKALSEFALQSDLDQPAFQQLVSFSESGSLGNSSGSDVTSLSSQLPDTPNSMVPSPVET; encoded by the exons ATGGTGGATATTATTTTCAGCTCTTCTTTCTTGGGTGATATGGGGGATCATTCCAAAA AGAAGCCAGGATTCGCGATGTGTGTAGGATGTGGAAGTCAGATCCATGACCAGTACATACTGAGAGTCTCTCCCGACCTGGAGTGGCATGCAGCCTGCCTCAAGTGCGCGGAGTGCAGCCAGTACCTGGATGAGACGTGCACTTGCTTCGTCCGGGACGGCAAAACCTATTGCAAAAGAGATTATGTAAG GCTGTTTGGAATAAAATGCGCAAAATGCAACCTGGGATTCAGCAGCAGCGATTTAGTGATGCGAGCTCGGGATAACGTGTACCACATCGAGTGTTTTCGGTGCTCGGTGTGCAGCAGGCAACTGCTGCCGGGAGACGAGTTCTCCCTGCGGGAAGAGGAGCTGCTGTGCCGGGCGGACCACAGCCTGCTGCTGGAGAGGAGCTCCGCGGGGAGCCCCATGAGCCCCGGACACATCCACTCCAACAGACCGCTGCACCTGGCAG ACCCGGTAACGGTGCGGCAGGCCCCGCATCGGAACCACGTCCACAAGCAGTCGGAGAAGACGACGCGGGTCCGGACGGTGCTGAACGAGAAGCAGCTCCACACGTTGCGGACCTGCTACAACGCCAACCCGAGGCCGGACGCGCTGATGAAGGAGCAGCTGGTGGAGATGACCGGCCTGAGCCCCAGAGTGATCCGCGTCTGGTTCCAGAACAAGCGctgcaaagacaaaaagaaatccATCCTCATgaagcagctccagcagcagcaccacagTGATAAGACTGTAAGCATCTTC AACCTCCAGGGCCTCACGGGGACGCCTCTAGTGGCGGGGAGTCCTATCCGACATGAGAGCACCGTGCAGGGGAACCCGGTGGAGGTTCAGACCTACCAGCCTCCGTGGAAAGCCCTGAGTGAGTTCGCCCTGCAGAGCGACCTGGACCAGCCGGCCTTCCAACAactg GTGTCTTTCTCTGAATCGGGCTCTCTCGGGAACTCCTCGGGCAGCGACGTGACTTCTTTGTCCTCTCAGTTACCGGACACCCCGAACAGTATGGTACCGAGCCCGGTGGAGACGTGA
- the isl2b gene encoding insulin gene enhancer protein isl-2b isoform X1: MVDIIFSSSFLGDMGDHSKKKPGFAMCVGCGSQIHDQYILRVSPDLEWHAACLKCAECSQYLDETCTCFVRDGKTYCKRDYVRLFGIKCAKCNLGFSSSDLVMRARDNVYHIECFRCSVCSRQLLPGDEFSLREEELLCRADHSLLLERSSAGSPMSPGHIHSNRPLHLAADPVTVRQAPHRNHVHKQSEKTTRVRTVLNEKQLHTLRTCYNANPRPDALMKEQLVEMTGLSPRVIRVWFQNKRCKDKKKSILMKQLQQQHHSDKTVSIFNLQGLTGTPLVAGSPIRHESTVQGNPVEVQTYQPPWKALSEFALQSDLDQPAFQQLVSFSESGSLGNSSGSDVTSLSSQLPDTPNSMVPSPVET; this comes from the exons ATGGTGGATATTATTTTCAGCTCTTCTTTCTTGGGTGATATGGGGGATCATTCCAAAA AGAAGCCAGGATTCGCGATGTGTGTAGGATGTGGAAGTCAGATCCATGACCAGTACATACTGAGAGTCTCTCCCGACCTGGAGTGGCATGCAGCCTGCCTCAAGTGCGCGGAGTGCAGCCAGTACCTGGATGAGACGTGCACTTGCTTCGTCCGGGACGGCAAAACCTATTGCAAAAGAGATTATGTAAG GCTGTTTGGAATAAAATGCGCAAAATGCAACCTGGGATTCAGCAGCAGCGATTTAGTGATGCGAGCTCGGGATAACGTGTACCACATCGAGTGTTTTCGGTGCTCGGTGTGCAGCAGGCAACTGCTGCCGGGAGACGAGTTCTCCCTGCGGGAAGAGGAGCTGCTGTGCCGGGCGGACCACAGCCTGCTGCTGGAGAGGAGCTCCGCGGGGAGCCCCATGAGCCCCGGACACATCCACTCCAACAGACCGCTGCACCTGGCAG cAGACCCGGTAACGGTGCGGCAGGCCCCGCATCGGAACCACGTCCACAAGCAGTCGGAGAAGACGACGCGGGTCCGGACGGTGCTGAACGAGAAGCAGCTCCACACGTTGCGGACCTGCTACAACGCCAACCCGAGGCCGGACGCGCTGATGAAGGAGCAGCTGGTGGAGATGACCGGCCTGAGCCCCAGAGTGATCCGCGTCTGGTTCCAGAACAAGCGctgcaaagacaaaaagaaatccATCCTCATgaagcagctccagcagcagcaccacagTGATAAGACTGTAAGCATCTTC AACCTCCAGGGCCTCACGGGGACGCCTCTAGTGGCGGGGAGTCCTATCCGACATGAGAGCACCGTGCAGGGGAACCCGGTGGAGGTTCAGACCTACCAGCCTCCGTGGAAAGCCCTGAGTGAGTTCGCCCTGCAGAGCGACCTGGACCAGCCGGCCTTCCAACAactg GTGTCTTTCTCTGAATCGGGCTCTCTCGGGAACTCCTCGGGCAGCGACGTGACTTCTTTGTCCTCTCAGTTACCGGACACCCCGAACAGTATGGTACCGAGCCCGGTGGAGACGTGA
- the isl2b gene encoding insulin gene enhancer protein isl-2b isoform X5 produces the protein MVDIIFSSSFLGDMGDHSKKKPGFAMCVGCGSQIHDQYILRVSPDLEWHAACLKCAECSQYLDETCTCFVRDGKTYCKRDYVRLFGIKCAKCNLGFSSSDLVMRARDNVYHIECFRCSVCSRQLLPGDEFSLREEELLCRADHSLLLERSSAGSPMSPGHIHSNRPLHLAADPVTVRQAPHRNHVHKQSEKTTRVRTVLNEKQLHTLRTCYNANPRPDALMKEQLVEMTGLSPRVIRVWFQNKRCKDKKKSILMKQLQQQHHSDKTVSIFNLQGLTGTPLVAGSPIRHESTVQGNPVEVQTYQPPWKALSVFL, from the exons ATGGTGGATATTATTTTCAGCTCTTCTTTCTTGGGTGATATGGGGGATCATTCCAAAA AGAAGCCAGGATTCGCGATGTGTGTAGGATGTGGAAGTCAGATCCATGACCAGTACATACTGAGAGTCTCTCCCGACCTGGAGTGGCATGCAGCCTGCCTCAAGTGCGCGGAGTGCAGCCAGTACCTGGATGAGACGTGCACTTGCTTCGTCCGGGACGGCAAAACCTATTGCAAAAGAGATTATGTAAG GCTGTTTGGAATAAAATGCGCAAAATGCAACCTGGGATTCAGCAGCAGCGATTTAGTGATGCGAGCTCGGGATAACGTGTACCACATCGAGTGTTTTCGGTGCTCGGTGTGCAGCAGGCAACTGCTGCCGGGAGACGAGTTCTCCCTGCGGGAAGAGGAGCTGCTGTGCCGGGCGGACCACAGCCTGCTGCTGGAGAGGAGCTCCGCGGGGAGCCCCATGAGCCCCGGACACATCCACTCCAACAGACCGCTGCACCTGGCAG cAGACCCGGTAACGGTGCGGCAGGCCCCGCATCGGAACCACGTCCACAAGCAGTCGGAGAAGACGACGCGGGTCCGGACGGTGCTGAACGAGAAGCAGCTCCACACGTTGCGGACCTGCTACAACGCCAACCCGAGGCCGGACGCGCTGATGAAGGAGCAGCTGGTGGAGATGACCGGCCTGAGCCCCAGAGTGATCCGCGTCTGGTTCCAGAACAAGCGctgcaaagacaaaaagaaatccATCCTCATgaagcagctccagcagcagcaccacagTGATAAGACTGTAAGCATCTTC AACCTCCAGGGCCTCACGGGGACGCCTCTAGTGGCGGGGAGTCCTATCCGACATGAGAGCACCGTGCAGGGGAACCCGGTGGAGGTTCAGACCTACCAGCCTCCGTGGAAAGCCCTGA GTGTCTTTCTCTGA